From the Phyllopteryx taeniolatus isolate TA_2022b chromosome 16, UOR_Ptae_1.2, whole genome shotgun sequence genome, one window contains:
- the LOC133465474 gene encoding metalloproteinase inhibitor 2-like, whose translation MSWMVRSFVLPLLLLRLWGLQEGAHACSCVARHPQQVFCQADVVIKATVVGKTDVSLKQSVANPGLFNPGVIDPIKYDLKQTKMFKGPKKLFGAIYTGLNSAACGVNLANGIEYILMGRLHSDGSLHISSCDLYQSWDDLSATQKNLLKHYEMGCDCKILRCTSLPCGISNPTECLWTDLLPVKMASGEQAQNYACIKRRYGYCTWFRVGPLPTKGFLGGIKGR comes from the exons ATGAGCTGGATGGTGAGAAGTTTTGTGCTGCCCCTTTTGCTGCTGCGCTTGTGGGGGCTGCAGGAAGGCGCGCACGCCTGCAGCTGTGTCGCCAGGCATCCGCAGCAGGTGTTCTGCCAAGCAGATGTTG TCATTAAGGCGACAGTTGTTGGGAAGACTGACGTTTCCTTGAAGCAGAGTGTCGCAAATCCTGGTCTCTTCAATCCTGGTGTCATAGATCCTATTAAGTATGACCTCAAACAGACAAAG ATGTTCAAGGGCCCTAAAAAACTTTTTGGTGCCATCTACACTGGACTCAACTCTGCAGCATGTGGAGTCAATCTGGCCAATGGCATTGAGTATATACTTATgg GCAGACTGCACTCTGACGGCTCGCTGCACATCTCTTCGTGCGACTTGTATCAGTCGTGGGACGACTTGAGTGCCACGCAAAAGAACTTGTTGAAGCACTATGAAATGGGCTGCGATTGCAAG ATCTTGCGATGCACCTCCCTCCCATGCGGCATCAGCAACCCGACCGAGTGCTTGTGGACGGACTTGCTGCCGGTGAAGATGGCCAGCGGCGAGCAGGCCCAAAACTATGCTTGCATAAAGAGACGTTACGGCTATTGCACTTGGTTCAGGGTGGGCCCCTTGCCCACAaagggttttttggggggtatcaAAGGCCGTTaa
- the LOC133465476 gene encoding metalloproteinase inhibitor 2-like, whose translation MSWMVKSFLLLYLWRLQEGAQACTCGPRHPQEVFCQSDVVITAKVVGAKADGSLNPIKYDIQPIKIFKGPQRLFAVIYTASSSAACGITLTNGAEYLLMARLQSDGSLYITSCDFYQPWYDLSAMQKRLLQLYGMGCDCKITLCASLPCGISSRTECLWTDFLPVKLANGEQAQNFACIKRRDGSCGWYRGAASPMKRFMGVKGR comes from the exons ATGAGCTGGATGGTGAAGAGTTTCTTGTTGCTGTACTTGTGGAGACTCCAGGAAGGAGCACAAGCCTGCACATGTGGCCCGAGGCATCCGCAGGAGGTCTTTTGCCAATCAGATGTCG TCATCACAGCGAAGGTTGTTGGAGCAAAGGCTGACGGAAGCTTAAATCCCATCAAGTATGACATCCAGCCAATTAAG ATTTTCAAGGGCCCTCAGAGGCTTTTTGCTGTCATCTACACGGCATCCAGCTCTGCCGCATGTGGAATCACACTGACCAATGGCGCCGAATATCTACTCATgg CCAGACTCCAGTCTGATGGCTCGCTGTACATCACCTCGTGTGACTTCTATCAGCCGTGGTATGACTTGAGCGCCATGCAAAAGCGCTTGTTGCAGCTCTATGGGATGGGCTGTGACTGCAAG ATCACACTCTGCGCCTCCCTCCCGTGTGGCATCAGCAGCCGGACCGAGTGCTTGTGGACAGACTTTTTGCCAGTGAAGCTGGCCAACGGCGAGCAGGCCCAAAACTTTGCTTGCATCAAGAGACGCGACGGCTCTTGTGGCTGGTATAGGGGCGCCGCCTCGCCCATGAAGAGATTTATGGGAGTTAAAGGCCGTtga
- the LOC133466499 gene encoding metalloproteinase inhibitor 2-like codes for MSWTVKTFVLLCLWQLQEGAQACSCFPRHPQEAFCQAEVVIKATVVGKADVVLNTGEKMPGIFNPGVSNVIKYDIKQTEAFKGPEKLFGSVYTASNSAACGVNLANGTEYLISGRLDNNALLDVSLCDFFMRWEDMSATQKRGVAQRYQMGCDCKITRCSSIPCGSSRAECLWTDFLMGNLFRHFTCIKKSDGSCAWYNGVA; via the exons ATGAGCTGGACGGTGAAGACTTTCGTGCTGCTGTGCTTGTGGCAGCTTCAGGAAGGAGCACAAGCCTGCAGCTGTTTTCCAAGGCATCCACAGGAGGCGTTTTGTCAAGCAGAAGTCG TCATAAAGGCGACGGTTGTTGGGAAGGCTGACGTTGTCTTAAATActggtgagaaaatgcctggTATCTTCAATCCTGGTGTCTCAAATGTTATCAAGTATGACATCAAACAGACTGAG gCATTCAAGGGCCCAGAAAAGCTTTTTGGTTCAGTCTACACTGCAAGCAACTCTGCGGCGTGTGGAGTCAATCTGGCCAATGGCACAGAGTATCTAATATCAG GCAGACTGGACAACAATGCTTTGCTGGATGTCTCCTTGTGTGACTTCTTTATGCGGTGGGAGGACATGAGCGCCACGCAAAAGAGAGGCGTGGCGCAGCGCTACCAAATGGGCTGCGATTGCAAG ATCACACGCTGCTCATCTATCCCATGTGGAAGCAGCCGCGCGGAGTGCTTGTGGACAGACTTTCTGATGGGGAACTTGTTCCGACACTTTACTTGCATCAAGAAAAGCGACGGCTCATGTGCCTGGTACAATGGGGTCGCCTAA
- the LOC133465479 gene encoding metalloproteinase inhibitor 2-like, giving the protein MASSIYSWPDCSSTARRIISCDFSQPWETLSAMQKTLLRRYQMGCGCTIKLCVSLSCGVGSPTQCLWTDFLPVKVANGEQAQNFAFIKRSNGYCAWYRVSASPKKGFVGVKGR; this is encoded by the exons ATGGCATCGAGTATCTACTCATGG CCAGACTGCAGTTCAACGGCTCGCCGCATCATCTCGTGCGACTTCTCTCAGCCGTGGGAGACCTTGAGCGCCATGCAAAAGACCCTGTTGCGGCGCTACCAAATGGGCTGCGGTTGCACG ATCAAGCTGTGCGTCTCCCTCTCATGCGGCGTCGGCAGCCCGACCCAGTGCTTGTGGACGGACTTTCTGCCGGTGAAGGTGGCAAACGGAGAGCAGGCCCAAAACTTTGCTTTTATCAAGAGAAGCAACGGCTATTGCGCTTGGTACAGGGTGAGCGCCTCGCCCAAAAAGGGTTTTGTGGGTGTTAAAGGCCGTTAA
- the LOC133466423 gene encoding metalloproteinase inhibitor 2-like encodes MSWTVKTFVLLCLWQLQEGAQACSCFPRHPQEAFCQAEVVIKATVVGKADVVLNTGEKMPGIFNPGVSNVIKYDIKQTEAFKGPEKLFGSVYTASNSAACGVNLANGTEYLISGRLDNNALLDVSLCDFFMRWEDMSATQKRGVAQRYQMGCDCKITRCSSIPCGSSRAECLWTDFLMGNLFRHFTCIKKSDGSCAWYNGVA; translated from the exons ATGAGCTGGACGGTGAAGACTTTTGTGCTGCTGTGCTTGTGGCAGCTTCAGGAAGGAGCACAAGCCTGCAGCTGTTTTCCAAGGCATCCACAGGAGGCGTTTTGTCAAGCAGAAGTCG TCATAAAGGCGACGGTTGTTGGGAAGGCTGACGTTGTCTTAAATActggtgagaaaatgcctggTATCTTCAATCCTGGTGTCTCAAATGTTATCAAGTATGACATCAAACAGACTGAG GCATTCAAGGGCCCAGAAAAGCTTTTTGGTTCCGTCTACACTGCAAGCAACTCTGCAGCGTGTGGAGTCAATCTGGCCAATGGCACAGAGTATCTAATATCAG GCAGACTGGACAACAATGCTTTGCTGGATGTCTCCTTGTGTGACTTCTTTATGCGGTGGGAGGACATGAGCGCCACGCAAAAGAGAGGTGTGGCGCAGCGCTACCAAATGGGCTGCGATTGCAAG ATCACACGCTGCTCATCTATCCCATGTGGAAGCAGCCGCGCGGAGTGCTTGTGGACAGACTTTCTGATGGGGAACTTGTTCCGACACTTTACTTGCATCAAGAAAAGCGACGGCTCATGTGCCTGGTACAATGGGGTCGCCTAA
- the LOC133465475 gene encoding metalloproteinase inhibitor 2-like translates to MKIFTLPLVLLCFWRPQEGVQACTCLPTHPQQVFCRSDVVIRAKVVGVTTGTQVSYYEPIKYHIHQIKLFKGPQNYFDAIYTAPNSAACGVTLSIGIEYLLMASLQPDGSLYISLCDSFQPWDALSVTQKKLLNHYGKGCNCKITPCFTLPCVPSSKAECLWTDFLALNTPSGHQARNFACVQQRRGGVCFWKRGNPWYKSTQGRHPY, encoded by the exons ATGAAGATCTTCACCCTGCCGCTGGTGCTGCTCTGCTTTTGGCGGCCACAGGAAGGCGTACAAGCCTGCACCTGTTTGCCGACGCATCCCCAGCAGGTGTTTTGCCGATCAGATGTCG TCATCAGGGCAAAGGTTGTTGGAGTGACCACTGGCACACAAGTTTCTTATTACGAACCCATTAAGTATCACATCCACCAaatcaag ttgTTCAAGGGCCCTCAAAACTATTTTGATGCCATCTACACTGCACCCAACTCTGCCGCATGTGGAGTCACTCTGAGCATCGGCATCGAGTATCTACtcatgg CCAGCCTGCAGCCCGACGGCTCGCTGTACATCAGCTTGTGTGACTCCTTTCAGCCGTGGGACGCTTTGAGCGTCACGCAAAAGAAACTGTTGAACCACTACGGAAAGGGCTGCAATTGCAAG ATCACACCCTGCTTCACCCTCCCGTGCGTCCCCAGCAGCAAGGCCGAGTGCTTGTGGACCGACTTTCTGGCATTGAACACGCCCAGCGGCCATCAGGCCCGAAACTTTGCTTGCGTCCAGCAGAGACGCGGAGGTGTTTGTTTCTGGAAAAGGGGGAACCCCTGGTACAAGTCCACCCAAGGCCGTCACCCATATTaa
- the LOC133466498 gene encoding metalloproteinase inhibitor 2-like, whose product MESGRAHWSVEQNRPFTREQRPCLHDPNCLLFFDRRPDRSTMCWTAKSFALPLVLLCLWGLQEGTQACKCVARHPQEVFCQSDVVIKAKVVGKAASTLNLIKYRIKPIKMFKGPEKRFCSIYTEPNSAACGVNLANATEYLLSGRLDSEGLMHVSLCDFFQRWEDLSAMQKRGLVQRYQMGCDCKLTRCTSIPCSSGPAECLWADFLMVKVYRHFACIKKSDGSCAWYTGVA is encoded by the exons ATGGAGTCAGGTAGAGCACACTGGTCGGTTGAGCAGAACAGACCTTTCACTCGGGAACAGCGGCCCTGTTTGCACGATCCAAACTGTCTCCTTTTTTTTGACCGTAGGCCTGACCGATCGACCATGTGCTGGACGGCGAAGAGTTTCGCGCTGCCCCTGGTGCTGCTGTGCTTGTGGGGGCTGCAGGAAGGAACACAAGCCTGCAAATGTGTCGCCAGGCATCCCCAGGAGGTGTTTTGTCAATCGGATGTTG TCATCAAGGCAAAAGTGGTTGGGAAGGCTGCCTCTACCTTAAATCTTATAAAGTATCGCATCAAACCGATCAAG ATGTTCAAGGGCCCTGAAAAGCGGTTTTGTTCCATCTACACTGAACCCAATTCTGCAGCTTGTGGAGTCAATCTGGCCAATGCCACGGAGTATCTACTATCTG GCAGACTGGACTCTGAGGGTTTGATGCATGTCTCCCTGTGTGACTTTTTTCAACGCTGGGAAGACTTGAGCGCCATGCAAAAGAGAGGCCTGGTGCAGCGCTACCAAATGGGCTGCGATTGCAAG CTCACGCGCTGCACGTCCATCCCGTGCAGCAGCGGCCCGGCCGAGTGCTTGTGGGCGGACTTTCTGATGGTGAAGGTGTACCGACACTTTGCTTGCATCAAGAAAAGCGACGGTTCTTGTGCCTGGTACACTGGAGTCGCCTAG